One window of the Eucalyptus grandis isolate ANBG69807.140 chromosome 8, ASM1654582v1, whole genome shotgun sequence genome contains the following:
- the LOC104416944 gene encoding L-type lectin-domain containing receptor kinase IX.1 yields MALYSESKRSLRVFLLFLSFYVLLRSGNSLSFNISRFDSHATDMVYEGDARPNVGTIDFNSLTYYSHVGRAFYAEKLWLWDSASRRLTDFSTHFSFAIDTRNRSEYGAGLAFFLAPVGFQIPVNSIGGFLGLFNTTNSDSSSNQIVTVEFDSFANPEWDPPYEHVGINKNSIASAVTTPWNASFHSGDTADAWIVYNSTTKNLSVSWSYQTTPNPHENTSISYLIDLTAVLPQEVMIGFSAATGYYVERHQLGSWTFSSNLGVKEKKGNAKGTKLVVGLAVPLGVLLCGMVAISAILWRRKRWSLGSEMAMTSINEELERGAGPRRFAYSDLASATNNFAEERKLGQGGFGAVYRGYLVGLDAAVAVKRISRGSKQGKKEFITEVKVISSLRHRNLVLLIGWCHEANEFMLVYEFMPNGSLDRHLFGKKSPLSWAARYKILVGLASALLYLHEEWEQCVVHRDIKSSNVMLDSGFNVKLGDFGLARLMDHELGPQTTGLAGTFGYMAPEYVSTGRASKESDVYSFGVVVLEIATGRRSVDPMEQSSQMSLVEWVWDLYGKGRVVEAVDERLQAHFDGKQVECALAVGLWCAHPDRGLRPSIRQALQVLNFEATAPVLPNKMPIAVYPVQSPPSVSSSKPFVTNSLQEGR; encoded by the coding sequence atggccCTCTATTCGGAATCGAAGCGCTCTCTGCGcgttttccttctcttcctgTCCTTCTACGTGCTGCTTCGATCGGGCAATTCCCTTTCCTTCAACATATCTCGGTTCGACTCACACGCCACAGACATGGTCTATGAAGGCGACGCGAGGCCGAACGTTGGTACCATTGACTTCAATAGCCTCACTTACTATAGCCATGTCGGCCGGGCATTTTACGCAGAGAAGCTGTGGCTCTGGGACTCCGCCTCTAGGAGGCTCACCGACTTCTCCACTCACTTCTCCTTCGCCATTGACACACGGAACCGGTCGGAGTATGGGGCGGGCTTGGCCTTCTTCCTCGCCCCAGTCGGGTTCCAAATCCCGGTCAATTCGATTGGCGGCTTCTTGGGGCTGTTCAACACCACGAACAGCGACTCGTCCTCAAACCAAATCGTCACAGTCGAGTTCGACTCCTTCGCCAATCCCGAATGGGACCCTCCTTATGAGCATGTCGGGATCAACAAAAACTCGATCGCCTCAGCCGTGACCACCCCTTGGAACGCCAGCTTCCACAGTGGCGACACCGCCGACGCGTGGATTGTGTACAACTCCACGACCAAGAACTTGAGCGTATCTTGGAGCTACCAGACTACACCAAACCCGCATGAAAACACGAGTATTTCGTATTTGATTGATCTCACCGCTGTCTTGCCTCAGGAGGTGATGATTGGTTTCTCCGCTGCGACTGGCTATTACGTTGAACGTCACCAACTTGGATCTTGGACCTTCAGTTCAAACCTCGGagtcaaggaaaagaaaggaaatgccAAAGGGACCAAGTTAGTCGTTGGCTTAGCAGTTCCGCTAGGAGTCCTACTCTGCGGCATGGTGGCGATATCAGCAATCCTCTGGAGAAGGAAGAGGTGGAGCTTGGGATCGGAGATGGCAATGACGTCCATAAACGAAGAGCTTGAGAGAGGCGCAGGGCCACGTAGGTTTGCGTATTCGGACCTTGCTTCTGCTACCAACAACTTCGCTGAGGAGAGGAAGCTGGGCCAGGGCGGGTTCGGGGCAGTCTACAGGGGATATCTGGTTGGCCTGGATGCGGCAGTCGCGGTGAAGCGGATATCGAGAGGTtcaaaacaagggaaaaaggaGTTCATCACCGAGGTGAAGGTGATCAGCAGCTTGAGGCATAGAAATTTGGTGCTACTTATAGGTTGGTGCCACGAGGCGAATGAGTTCATGCTCGTCTACGAGTTCATGCCGAACGGTAGCCTCGACAGGCACCTCTTTGGCAAGAAGAGCCCTCTAAGCTGGGCTGCCCGGTACAAGATTTTGGTCGGGCTCGCCTCCGCGCTCCTCTACCTCCATGAGGAGTGGGAGCAGTGCGTGGTGCACCGGGACATCAAGTCGAGCAACGTGATGCTAGACTCGGGGTTCAACGTCAAACTCGGAGACTTCGGGCTGGCCCGCCTCATGGACCACGAGCTTGGGCCACAGACGACCGGGCTAGCCGGCACGTTTGGATACATGGCCCCAGAGTATGTGAGCACAGGGCGAGCGAGTAAGGAGTCCGATGTGTACAGCTTCGGGGTGGTTGTACTCGAGATTGCTACGGGACGTAGGTCCGTCGATCCGATGGAGCAATCGTCGCAGATGAGTCTGGTGGAGTGGGTGTGGGATCTCTACGGGAAAGGCCGGGTCGTTGAGGCCGTGGATGAGAGACTCCAAGCGCATTTTGATGGGAAACAAGTGGAGTGCGCGTTGGCCGTGGGCTTGTGGTGTGCTCATCCCGACCGGGGCTTGAGGCCCTCCATAAGGCAAGCGCTTCAGGTCCTCAATTTCGAGGCCACGGCGCCGGTTCTTCCTAATAAGATGCCGATCGCAGTGTACCCCGTGCAGTCGCCACCGTCCGTCAGCTCCAGCAAGCCTTTCGTCACCAATAGTCTCCAAGAAGGTCGTTGA